A genomic stretch from Anaerolinea thermophila UNI-1 includes:
- a CDS encoding alpha/beta fold hydrolase: MKILRTLILITVLGLSVFGYAHPALAQVPAPDGGQVPRFEPGDCPVPIPQGMVEGTDITCGWLVVPERYEEPEGNTLRLAVVIFHPAGTPEPDPIVFAQGGPGGSTIDYYTQVLPKSPLREHFTLILFDQRGTLYSQPFLFCEEIYQEGIDLLPVDVTAEESEKRYYEAAMACRERLTREGVNLSAFNSVENAHDVNALREALGYEKIHFYGVSYGTLLAQHLMREHPEALRSVILDAVVPVQGNFNLEAPFAQNRAFNEFFSACANDAECSQGYPNLEKRFFDLVERLEKQPVTITLKDDQSMQSYPALLDGDSLVSLLFQTLYATELLPILPAMIAETEQGHYGLVERIFSIIVFDRTMAYGMYHSVVCAEDGQADLSRYDYSAVRPELRKDVDVSNRAFLKLCQDWGVTALDREAELPVTSDVPTLIFNGRFDPITPPQYGETVSRTLRRVYQFTFPNTGHGAFSSNDCADQIMMEFLKDPNQAPDASCLADQRMDFVTPREYISLPVMGQVLNLDDRLTLPAGVLGVAGVFLLTLWVVYPLGWLVRRLRDVPFGMAPLSHYLATAAGLMSGALLWLFLAGWVTAFGVLVANNNMLVLLGMPITARPIFIVPLLMLAVTVALLAFIPAGWRRWRWWNKGYFVLLALSALAALGVLGWWGVLFSGLAG, translated from the coding sequence ATGAAAATTTTGCGCACACTCATATTGATTACGGTTTTGGGTTTATCGGTGTTTGGTTATGCTCATCCCGCCCTGGCACAGGTGCCTGCTCCTGACGGCGGGCAGGTGCCGCGTTTTGAGCCCGGCGATTGTCCCGTTCCCATCCCGCAGGGAATGGTGGAGGGAACGGATATCACCTGCGGCTGGCTGGTTGTGCCGGAGCGTTACGAAGAGCCTGAAGGAAATACCCTCCGCCTGGCAGTGGTCATTTTCCATCCTGCCGGGACGCCTGAACCCGACCCGATTGTGTTTGCCCAGGGCGGTCCGGGCGGTTCGACCATTGATTATTACACCCAGGTATTACCGAAAAGCCCTTTGCGCGAGCATTTCACCCTGATTCTTTTCGACCAGCGCGGTACGCTGTACTCTCAGCCGTTCCTTTTCTGTGAGGAAATTTATCAGGAAGGCATTGACCTTTTGCCTGTGGATGTGACCGCCGAGGAATCCGAAAAGCGCTATTACGAAGCCGCTATGGCATGCCGCGAGCGTTTGACCCGCGAGGGGGTAAACCTCTCGGCGTTCAACAGTGTAGAAAACGCTCACGATGTCAACGCCCTGCGCGAAGCCCTGGGGTACGAAAAAATCCATTTCTACGGGGTGTCTTATGGTACCCTGCTCGCCCAGCACCTGATGCGCGAGCATCCTGAAGCCCTGCGCAGTGTCATCCTGGATGCGGTGGTGCCGGTGCAGGGAAACTTCAACCTGGAAGCGCCGTTTGCGCAAAATCGCGCCTTTAATGAATTCTTCAGCGCCTGCGCGAACGATGCGGAGTGCAGTCAGGGGTATCCCAATCTGGAAAAACGCTTCTTCGATCTGGTGGAGCGTCTGGAAAAACAGCCGGTGACCATTACCCTTAAGGACGACCAGTCCATGCAGTCCTATCCCGCTTTGCTGGACGGCGATAGCCTGGTTTCTCTGCTCTTCCAGACCCTCTACGCCACCGAGTTATTGCCCATTCTCCCGGCGATGATTGCGGAAACCGAGCAGGGGCATTACGGGCTGGTGGAGCGCATCTTCTCCATCATCGTCTTTGACCGCACGATGGCGTATGGCATGTATCACTCGGTGGTGTGCGCCGAAGATGGTCAGGCAGATTTGAGCCGTTACGATTACAGTGCCGTCCGCCCGGAACTGCGCAAGGATGTGGACGTCTCCAACCGCGCTTTCCTGAAATTGTGCCAGGATTGGGGGGTGACCGCACTGGACAGGGAAGCAGAACTGCCCGTGACCAGCGATGTGCCCACGCTGATTTTCAACGGACGCTTCGATCCTATCACTCCGCCGCAGTACGGCGAGACCGTTTCCCGAACCCTGCGCCGTGTTTATCAGTTCACCTTCCCGAATACGGGGCATGGGGCGTTTTCTTCGAACGATTGCGCCGACCAGATCATGATGGAATTTTTAAAAGATCCCAATCAAGCGCCGGATGCTTCCTGCCTTGCCGATCAGCGCATGGATTTTGTCACTCCGCGCGAGTACATTTCCCTGCCGGTGATGGGACAGGTGTTGAATCTGGATGACCGTCTGACGCTTCCGGCGGGGGTGCTGGGGGTGGCGGGGGTATTCCTGCTTACCTTGTGGGTGGTCTATCCGCTGGGGTGGCTGGTGCGCCGTTTGCGCGATGTCCCGTTTGGCATGGCGCCGCTCAGCCACTACCTGGCAACTGCGGCAGGGCTGATGAGCGGCGCACTGCTCTGGCTTTTCCTGGCAGGTTGGGTAACCGCTTTCGGTGTGCTGGTGGCAAACAATAACATGCTTGTTCTGCTGGGCATGCCCATCACCGCGCGTCCCATTTTCATTGTACCCTTGCTCATGCTGGCGGTGACGGTGGCACTGCTGGCGTTCATCCCTGCGGGGTGGCGGCGCTGGCGCTGGTGGAATAAGGGGTACTTCGTCCTGCTAGCGCTCTCCGCGCTGGCGGCGCTGGGCGTGCTGGGCTGGTGGGGCGTGCTGTTTTCTGGCTTAGCAGGTTAA
- a CDS encoding Fur family transcriptional regulator, producing the protein MESLYQQVTLRLRDEGGRMTSQRRLILQALEELGGHPTAEEIYRHVSRQSPGINLSTVYRTLNWLEENGFIAPRWFEEERRRERFEPAVLTAPSRHPTPFHFRCRSCNRILEFADPRMEEIVKQFERHTGAQVKDVELTFYGLCQACARMEAHLVTADQQPKAIKR; encoded by the coding sequence ATGGAATCGCTTTATCAACAGGTAACCCTGCGTTTGCGGGATGAAGGCGGCAGAATGACCAGCCAGCGCCGTCTGATTCTGCAAGCCTTAGAAGAACTGGGCGGGCATCCCACCGCCGAAGAGATTTACCGGCACGTGTCGCGGCAATCGCCGGGCATTAATCTCTCCACGGTGTACCGTACGCTCAACTGGCTGGAAGAGAACGGCTTCATCGCCCCACGCTGGTTCGAAGAGGAACGCCGACGGGAACGCTTTGAACCTGCAGTGCTGACAGCCCCTTCCCGCCACCCCACCCCCTTTCATTTTCGTTGCCGTTCGTGCAACCGCATTCTGGAGTTTGCCGACCCGCGCATGGAAGAGATTGTCAAGCAATTTGAACGTCACACCGGCGCGCAGGTGAAGGACGTGGAATTGACTTTTTACGGGTTATGCCAGGCTTGTGCCAGAATGGAAGCCCATCTCGTTACTGCTGACCAACAACCAAAGGCAATTAAGAGGTAG
- the feoB gene encoding ferrous iron transport protein B, protein MEHCQPSHAVPMTPSGNTIALVGNPNVGKSVLFHRLTGQYVVVSNYPGTTVEITRGTLRQVPGIMVLDTPGIVSFPAQSEDEAVTARVLLNDPLQAVIQVGDAKNLRRTLHLAVQLAEMRRPQVLALNMMDEARQRGLNLECAHLADALGIPVVSTVATQGKGVEDLIHAVQHATVSSLKLEYPPAIEQFLKQTETLLPPAHIVPRALGLLFLSEDPAVEAWLEEKAAPEVLDTLKGMRRQVEEALADSPASVILQTREDFVSQLAGRVLQVSEPQTFSLAMEISHLTTHPLWGIPVLGLILYAMYWFVGVFGAGTLVGLLEENLFGEIINPWVVEHIQRLIPWQFLSDLLVGQYGLWTMGVTYAFALLLPVVTTFFIAFGILEDSGYLPRMAVLSNRFFSRIGLNGQAVLPMILGLGCVTMATMTTRILPTRRERVLATILLALAIPCSAQLGVVMGMLANVSFSAALIWSGIILLVLLAVGWLAARVMPGERNPLVIELPPLRFPVLSNVLIKTAARLEWYIKEAVPLFLLGTLLLFVLDQAHLLPGIIHGLEPIVTGWLGLPPQAAASFLLGLMRRDFAATELFLMQSQGLLNPVQTVVSIVTITLFVPCIASIFMLFKERGAKVTLGILAFIFPFAILVGGLLYRLLMLVGWNG, encoded by the coding sequence ATGGAACACTGCCAACCGAGCCACGCTGTACCAATGACCCCTTCTGGAAATACGATTGCCCTGGTGGGTAACCCCAATGTGGGCAAATCGGTGCTTTTCCACCGGTTGACCGGACAATATGTGGTTGTCTCCAATTACCCAGGCACTACGGTAGAAATCACCCGGGGCACGCTGCGTCAGGTGCCCGGGATAATGGTACTGGATACCCCCGGCATCGTCAGTTTTCCCGCCCAGAGCGAGGACGAAGCCGTGACTGCGCGGGTACTGCTGAATGATCCCCTGCAGGCGGTGATTCAGGTGGGCGATGCCAAAAATCTGCGCCGCACCCTGCATCTGGCTGTACAACTGGCAGAAATGCGCCGTCCGCAGGTACTGGCACTCAATATGATGGACGAAGCCCGTCAGCGCGGCTTGAACCTGGAATGTGCGCATCTTGCCGATGCACTGGGCATTCCCGTGGTCAGTACGGTGGCTACCCAGGGTAAGGGCGTGGAAGATCTGATCCACGCCGTCCAGCATGCTACCGTATCGTCTCTGAAACTGGAATATCCCCCCGCCATCGAGCAATTCCTCAAACAAACCGAAACCCTCTTACCCCCCGCTCATATTGTGCCGCGGGCGCTGGGCTTGCTCTTTTTGAGCGAAGACCCTGCCGTGGAAGCCTGGCTGGAAGAAAAAGCCGCACCGGAGGTCCTTGACACCCTCAAAGGCATGCGCCGCCAGGTGGAAGAAGCCCTGGCAGATTCGCCCGCCAGTGTGATTTTGCAAACCCGCGAAGACTTCGTCTCGCAACTGGCAGGGCGAGTTTTGCAGGTAAGCGAACCACAGACCTTCAGCCTTGCCATGGAAATCAGCCACCTCACCACCCATCCCCTGTGGGGCATTCCGGTCCTGGGGCTGATTCTGTACGCCATGTACTGGTTTGTGGGCGTCTTTGGCGCAGGTACGCTGGTAGGTTTGCTGGAAGAAAACCTCTTTGGGGAAATCATCAATCCGTGGGTGGTGGAGCACATCCAACGCCTCATCCCCTGGCAGTTCCTGAGCGATTTACTGGTCGGGCAATACGGACTGTGGACCATGGGGGTAACCTACGCCTTTGCCCTGCTTCTGCCGGTGGTGACCACGTTCTTCATCGCCTTTGGCATTCTGGAAGATTCCGGCTACCTGCCGCGCATGGCAGTGCTGAGCAACCGCTTCTTCAGCCGCATTGGGCTGAATGGGCAAGCCGTCCTGCCCATGATTCTCGGTTTGGGCTGTGTCACCATGGCAACCATGACCACGCGCATTCTGCCCACGCGCAGAGAGCGGGTACTGGCAACCATCCTGCTGGCGCTTGCTATCCCCTGCTCGGCGCAGTTGGGCGTGGTGATGGGCATGCTCGCCAATGTGTCCTTCAGCGCGGCACTCATCTGGTCGGGCATTATCCTGCTGGTCTTGCTGGCAGTGGGCTGGCTTGCCGCACGTGTGATGCCCGGCGAACGAAACCCACTGGTCATTGAACTGCCGCCCCTGCGCTTCCCGGTACTCAGCAACGTGCTGATTAAAACCGCCGCGCGCCTGGAGTGGTACATCAAAGAAGCCGTGCCGCTCTTCCTGCTTGGCACACTCCTGCTGTTTGTGTTGGATCAAGCCCACCTGCTTCCCGGCATCATTCATGGACTGGAGCCCATCGTCACCGGCTGGCTGGGACTGCCCCCTCAGGCAGCAGCCTCTTTCCTGCTGGGCTTGATGCGCCGCGACTTTGCCGCCACCGAACTCTTCCTGATGCAGTCGCAGGGCTTGCTCAACCCGGTTCAGACGGTGGTCTCCATCGTCACCATCACCCTCTTCGTCCCCTGTATTGCCAGCATCTTCATGCTGTTCAAGGAACGCGGGGCAAAGGTTACGCTGGGGATTCTGGCTTTTATCTTCCCCTTTGCCATTCTGGTGGGCGGATTACTGTATCGTTTGCTCATGCTGGTAGGCTGGAATGGATAA
- a CDS encoding FeoA family protein, with amino-acid sequence MPLHLHQQPLHRRHRYRHGNLLTLADVFPGKRALIAGIGDLPDEQTHRLQAYGILPGRLVRVLSKRPMVIVQVEQTELALEESVARQIFIAQENNLI; translated from the coding sequence ATGCCCCTTCATCTACACCAACAACCCCTGCATAGACGCCACCGCTACCGCCACGGCAATCTCCTCACCCTGGCAGATGTGTTTCCCGGCAAGCGCGCACTCATCGCCGGGATTGGCGACCTGCCCGATGAACAAACCCATCGTCTACAGGCATACGGCATCCTTCCCGGGCGGCTGGTGCGCGTGCTCTCCAAGCGCCCGATGGTCATCGTCCAGGTAGAACAAACCGAACTGGCACTGGAAGAGAGCGTTGCCCGGCAGATTTTCATCGCCCAGGAAAACAACCTGATATAA
- a CDS encoding zinc ribbon domain-containing protein, translated as MRRRLYLLLTLLLLVISAFPVQAQAQEIRFQNVEVLVWPEYDRERSVLVIYRITLGGDVKLPAEITLPMPAAAKTPHAVAEQNENGLFNVDYTLSSVQNNMIWVTFLATVPQIHLEYYDPTLEVSDTSRVYRFRYLMPYPTDNLVLEIQRPRTATALTLDPPGGTSQQGTDGLTYYGVVVGEVKANLPVNLKITYQKSDDELTQPNTFEPVAPAEAVSESTPGKLNFTEVIPWAVGALGLVMVIAAGWMFLQARKESEETPMKRHKPSRTAKPDSSGNEALYCPQCGKRAAPGDLFCRSCGTRLPRG; from the coding sequence ATGCGCCGCAGGTTGTATCTTTTGCTAACCCTTTTGCTCCTGGTAATATCTGCTTTCCCTGTGCAAGCACAGGCTCAAGAGATACGCTTCCAGAACGTGGAAGTCCTTGTCTGGCCCGAGTACGACCGCGAGCGCAGCGTGCTGGTCATTTATCGGATTACCCTGGGTGGTGATGTAAAACTGCCCGCTGAAATCACCCTGCCCATGCCCGCCGCCGCCAAGACGCCGCACGCCGTTGCCGAACAAAACGAAAACGGGCTGTTCAACGTGGATTACACCCTCTCCAGCGTTCAAAATAACATGATCTGGGTCACCTTCCTTGCCACCGTGCCGCAAATCCATCTGGAATACTACGACCCCACACTGGAAGTTAGCGATACCAGCCGCGTGTACCGCTTTCGATACCTGATGCCTTACCCCACAGATAATCTGGTGCTGGAAATTCAGCGTCCGCGCACCGCCACGGCGCTGACGCTCGACCCGCCGGGAGGTACCTCTCAGCAAGGCACGGATGGGCTGACCTACTACGGTGTGGTGGTGGGAGAAGTCAAAGCCAATTTACCGGTCAACTTAAAAATCACCTATCAGAAAAGCGATGACGAACTGACCCAACCCAACACCTTTGAGCCGGTTGCCCCTGCAGAAGCGGTCAGCGAGAGCACTCCCGGAAAACTCAATTTCACCGAAGTCATCCCCTGGGCAGTGGGAGCGCTGGGGCTGGTCATGGTCATTGCCGCCGGGTGGATGTTCCTGCAAGCCCGAAAAGAGAGCGAGGAAACCCCCATGAAACGCCACAAGCCGTCCAGAACGGCAAAGCCGGATTCGTCCGGAAACGAAGCCCTGTATTGCCCCCAGTGCGGGAAACGCGCCGCCCCCGGCGATTTATTCTGCCGTTCCTGCGGCACACGCCTGCCCCGCGGGTAA
- a CDS encoding cytochrome b/b6 domain-containing protein, protein MSEQTKTYQRFSVAQRIEHFVLILSFTLLALTGLPQKFFFSDISQWIIAAFGGIETIRIVHRVAATVFCLQAIYHLVVMGYKLYVLRLEASMLPGVKDLQDAIQWFLYNIGLRKERPKMPRYNFMEKMEYWAMVWGLVIMALTGFMLWNPIATSRALPGVVIPAAKAAHGAEAILAVLAIILWHFYNVHIKHWNWSMIKGTLSREEMEEEHALELEQIERGVIPQPPEPEVIRKRMRVFVPVASVVSVALAVGLIYFITFEETSITTIPRPHEEERQIIVLRSPTPLPTVLPTATPQPTSEADLISGALTWEGSIGKIMTARCGSCHGSLGALNIKNYPDLMKGGRSGTVIVPGDPQGSLLIQTVQGGTHPGKFSDEELQKVIEWIQAGAPEK, encoded by the coding sequence ATGAGCGAGCAAACCAAAACTTACCAGCGTTTCAGCGTTGCCCAGCGCATTGAGCACTTTGTGCTGATTCTCTCTTTCACCCTGCTGGCGTTAACCGGCTTGCCGCAGAAGTTCTTCTTCTCGGATATTTCCCAGTGGATTATTGCCGCTTTTGGTGGCATTGAGACCATCCGCATTGTCCACCGCGTAGCGGCAACGGTTTTCTGCCTGCAAGCCATCTATCACCTGGTGGTGATGGGCTATAAACTGTACGTCCTGCGGCTGGAAGCCAGCATGCTGCCGGGCGTGAAAGACCTGCAGGATGCTATTCAGTGGTTCCTGTACAACATCGGTTTGCGTAAAGAGCGCCCCAAAATGCCGCGCTACAACTTCATGGAAAAGATGGAGTACTGGGCGATGGTATGGGGCTTGGTCATCATGGCGCTGACCGGTTTCATGTTGTGGAATCCTATTGCCACCAGCCGCGCACTGCCGGGTGTGGTGATTCCTGCCGCCAAAGCCGCGCACGGCGCCGAAGCCATTCTGGCGGTGCTGGCGATTATCCTCTGGCACTTCTACAATGTGCATATCAAGCACTGGAACTGGTCGATGATTAAAGGCACGCTCAGCCGTGAGGAAATGGAAGAGGAACATGCCCTCGAACTCGAGCAAATCGAACGCGGTGTGATTCCTCAGCCCCCTGAGCCTGAGGTCATCCGCAAACGCATGCGCGTGTTTGTCCCGGTTGCCAGTGTGGTCAGTGTGGCGCTTGCTGTTGGGTTGATTTACTTCATCACCTTTGAAGAGACCTCCATTACCACCATCCCCCGTCCTCATGAAGAGGAACGACAGATTATTGTGCTGCGTTCGCCCACGCCTTTGCCGACCGTGTTGCCCACAGCCACGCCACAGCCGACCAGCGAAGCCGACCTCATTAGTGGGGCGCTGACCTGGGAAGGTTCTATTGGTAAAATCATGACGGCGCGGTGCGGCTCCTGCCACGGTTCGCTGGGGGCGCTGAACATCAAGAATTACCCCGACCTGATGAAAGGCGGAAGAAGCGGGACGGTGATCGTCCCTGGCGATCCGCAGGGCAGTTTACTCATCCAGACCGTTCAGGGTGGCACGCACCCGGGTAAGTTCTCCGATGAGGAATTGCAGAAGGTCATTGAGTGGATTCAAGCCGGTGCGCCGGAAAAGTAA
- a CDS encoding cytochrome c3 family protein, translating into MKPFAKSWMALLLAGFLLVTLSSVAHAATLSQESLPGNEVCLACHQKPGQVLTMDNGEQLYITILPEEYGKSIHAKSGVACAMCHSDMFGYPHPAKDFSSLRAYRKQYQNTCKVCHADKYELDSVHRRAFESGNELAPTCIDCHNPHTQAQVKDEQGNLIPEELGKSPEVCSKCHFGVYQEYEQSVHGKAAKAGNPDVPVCITCHGLHVVEEPHTAQFRLASPKMCGECHSDPEIMGKYGLSTDVYNTYVADFHGSTVTLFERLSPDQQTNKAVCYDCHGVHNIGDVDDPVVGLGMKQNMLKACQKCHPDATENFPDSWMSHYRPDREKYPLVYYVNLFYKIFIPLVLGGMAVFVASDVYHRVRRALNRRKPAEPAQPATEPQEKPETSETAQESGKEE; encoded by the coding sequence ATGAAACCTTTTGCCAAATCATGGATGGCTTTGTTGCTGGCAGGTTTTCTGCTGGTGACCCTGTCTTCCGTAGCACATGCCGCCACCCTCTCGCAGGAATCTCTGCCCGGGAATGAGGTTTGTCTTGCCTGTCACCAGAAGCCCGGGCAGGTGCTGACGATGGACAACGGCGAGCAGTTATACATTACCATCTTGCCGGAAGAGTATGGTAAATCCATTCACGCCAAAAGCGGGGTGGCTTGCGCTATGTGCCACTCCGACATGTTCGGGTATCCGCATCCGGCAAAGGATTTCTCCAGTTTGAGAGCCTACCGCAAACAGTATCAGAATACCTGTAAGGTGTGCCATGCTGACAAATACGAACTGGACAGCGTCCACCGGCGTGCCTTTGAAAGCGGTAACGAACTGGCGCCCACCTGTATTGACTGCCACAACCCGCACACACAGGCACAGGTCAAGGATGAACAGGGCAACCTGATTCCCGAAGAACTGGGCAAATCGCCCGAGGTATGCTCCAAATGCCATTTTGGCGTGTACCAGGAGTATGAACAGTCGGTGCATGGTAAAGCCGCCAAAGCGGGTAATCCGGACGTGCCGGTATGTATTACCTGCCACGGTTTGCATGTCGTGGAAGAACCTCATACCGCTCAATTTCGCCTGGCTTCGCCCAAGATGTGCGGCGAATGCCACAGCGATCCGGAAATTATGGGCAAGTACGGTCTCTCCACCGATGTGTATAACACCTACGTGGCAGATTTCCATGGCTCTACCGTCACCCTTTTCGAGCGCCTCTCGCCCGATCAGCAGACCAACAAGGCGGTATGTTACGACTGCCATGGTGTTCACAACATTGGCGATGTGGACGATCCGGTGGTGGGACTGGGCATGAAACAGAACATGCTCAAAGCCTGCCAGAAGTGCCACCCCGACGCTACCGAAAACTTCCCTGATTCGTGGATGAGCCACTACCGCCCCGACCGCGAGAAGTATCCGCTGGTGTACTACGTCAACCTGTTCTACAAGATTTTCATCCCGCTGGTGCTGGGCGGCATGGCGGTCTTCGTCGCCAGCGATGTGTATCACCGGGTGCGCCGCGCGTTGAACCGCCGTAAGCCTGCCGAACCGGCTCAACCCGCCACAGAACCGCAAGAGAAACCTGAGACTTCGGAAACTGCTCAGGAATCCGGCAAGGAGGAGTAG
- a CDS encoding Hsp20/alpha crystallin family protein, with protein MAITDLLPWKREERALAPRRREEDLFLTLRDEMDRMMEEFFNEPLFSLRPRMLERFGSFFPRVDVSENDKEIVVTAEVPGMDENDVEVSFKNGILTIKGEKRAEKEEKDRRYHRIERTYGSFRREIEMPCEVEEDKITATYKKGELTVVLPKSTRPEVVGKRIPVQRG; from the coding sequence ATGGCAATCACGGATTTACTTCCCTGGAAACGCGAAGAACGTGCGCTGGCTCCCCGCCGGCGCGAGGAAGACCTCTTCCTCACCCTGCGTGACGAGATGGATCGCATGATGGAAGAGTTCTTCAACGAACCGCTCTTCTCACTCCGACCGCGCATGCTGGAACGCTTTGGTTCGTTCTTCCCGCGGGTGGACGTGAGCGAGAATGACAAGGAAATCGTCGTAACGGCTGAGGTGCCGGGCATGGACGAAAACGACGTGGAAGTCTCGTTCAAAAACGGCATCCTCACCATCAAGGGCGAGAAACGCGCGGAAAAAGAAGAAAAAGACCGCCGCTACCATCGGATCGAGCGCACTTACGGATCCTTCCGACGTGAGATCGAGATGCCCTGTGAGGTAGAGGAGGACAAGATTACGGCGACCTACAAGAAGGGGGAATTGACGGTCGTTTTGCCCAAGTCTACCCGTCCGGAAGTTGTCGGTAAGCGCATTCCGGTCCAGCGCGGTTGA